The Cellulomonas sp. S1-8 genomic sequence TCGACCGGCGCGGCCGGGACCGGCGCCACCGGCGCCGACGCGGCCTCGCTGTCCGCCACCGGCACCGACGCGCTGCGCCTGCTGGCGCTCGGCGCCCTGCTCGCCGCGGCGGGCGTCGTCGTCCTCGTCGCCACGACCCGGCGCCGCGAGCAGCGCGCCTGACGGACGTCGGCCGGCGCGTCGTGCCGCTACGACGCGTCGGCCGGCAGCACCTGGAAGACGGGGTGGTCGGCGGCGACGGCCTCGAACGCCTCGACCGGCTCGTGCCGGTCGACGCCCACGTGCGGGCGGGTGCCGGGTGCGACCTGGACGATCCGGCGGATGACCGGGGCGCGCTCCTCGACCGGCACCTCGACGAGCCTGACCCGGCGCGCCCGACCGTGCCGCAGCACGGCGTGGCCGTCGGCGGCGCGGACGTTCCACACCCAGGCGCACTCGCCGAGCATCGACACCAGGTACCAGCGTCCGTCGACGTCGGCCATGCCGAGCGGGAAGCGCGTGGGCTTGCCGCTGCGTCGGCCCGGCACCTCGAGGGTCACCCAGCGGGCGGGGGTCAGCCACGTCCCGTGGAGCGCGGAGTAGAACCGCGCCGCCCGCCGCGCGAACGCGTCGCCGCGGCCGCCCGCGTAGTGCCGGCGCAGCCGTTCCGCGCGCGCCTGCTCGAACCACCCCATCGCAGCCCCCTGCTCGTGTCGTCGTCGTCGACGCCGTCGTCGATCCTCGCGTGCCGCGGTGCGCCGGTCGAGGGGCGCAGGTCCCGGCGGGCGGGACGCGTCGCAGTCAGCCCAGCAGGCGGGCGACGAGGCGCGTCGCGGTCACCCCAGCAGGCGGGCGACGAGGCGCGCGCCGGCGGCGGGCGTGTCGTGCGCGGCGCCCAGCAGGCGGGAGCCGAGGGGCGCGACGTTGAGGACGGCGACGATGCCGAGGGTCGTGTCGCGGTCGTCCTGCGTGGTGCCAGGGTCGGGCTCGCGGCCGTCGCGGGCGTCGCGGGCGCGCCGCAGGTCGGCGACGTGGTCGGTGAGCGCGTCGAAGGCGCGGGCGTGGACGGCGGCCAGCTCGCCGGACTCGTCGGGGTGGCGCAGCGCGTAGGCGAGCAGCTCCAGGGACAGCAGCAGGCGCGGGTCGTCGGCGCTGCGGGCGAGGGCGGCGGTGAGCGCGTCGACGTCGACGCCGTCGGGTCCGACGCCGGGGACCGTGTGGGTGGCCGGGTCGCCGGCGGCGGCGAGGTGGGCGCGCGCGACGGCGAGGAACAGCTCGCGCTTGGAGCCGAAGTGCGCGTAGACGGCGCCCTTGGTGTAGCCGGCCTGCGCGGCGACGTCGTCGACGGACGCACCCTCGTAGCCCTGGGCGGCGAAGACGCGCGCAGCGGAGTCGAGCAGGTCGGCGCGGGTGCGGTCGACCTTGCGGCGGCGGCGGTCGTCGGTCGCGGCCGCGGCGCCGGTGAGGGACTCGGAGACGTCGGCGAGCTCGCGGGCGACCTCGCGCAGGCCCTGCGCGACGGCGTCGCCGACGTCGGGGACGCTCTGGCGGGCCTGGGCCCCGAGCGCGCGCGTGAGCTGGGTGGCCGCGTCGGCGAGGGCGCGGCTGGCGGCGGTGAGGCGGTCGCGGTCGTCGGCCATGGCGCCAGCGTACGCGACGACATACCGCTGGGTTGATACCGATTGGAACCCGGAGTACCGTCCGTCACGTACCAGTGAGTATGACGAGGAGGCGGACATGGGCGGGACGGACGTGCTGCGGGTCCGCGGACTGCGCAAGCGGTA encodes the following:
- a CDS encoding TetR/AcrR family transcriptional regulator, yielding MADDRDRLTAASRALADAATQLTRALGAQARQSVPDVGDAVAQGLREVARELADVSESLTGAAAATDDRRRRKVDRTRADLLDSAARVFAAQGYEGASVDDVAAQAGYTKGAVYAHFGSKRELFLAVARAHLAAAGDPATHTVPGVGPDGVDVDALTAALARSADDPRLLLSLELLAYALRHPDESGELAAVHARAFDALTDHVADLRRARDARDGREPDPGTTQDDRDTTLGIVAVLNVAPLGSRLLGAAHDTPAAGARLVARLLG
- a CDS encoding nitroreductase/quinone reductase family protein, which codes for MGWFEQARAERLRRHYAGGRGDAFARRAARFYSALHGTWLTPARWVTLEVPGRRSGKPTRFPLGMADVDGRWYLVSMLGECAWVWNVRAADGHAVLRHGRARRVRLVEVPVEERAPVIRRIVQVAPGTRPHVGVDRHEPVEAFEAVAADHPVFQVLPADAS